In the bacterium genome, AGAAAGATTTAAGATTTTAAAGATAGCATTCATAAAACCCAGTTTTTAAGTTATCGGACTTCTTATGTTAAAAATTAAAGTCAAAACCGATAAGAAAAAAAGGTAGATTTTATGTCAACAGCCTGTCTACTTGCTACTCGCTACTTAATAATAGATAAGGAGTTGATGAGAAAATGGTTAAAAAGAATTTAATTGTTTTAGGGATTTTAGGATAGAAAAGGAAGGTAGATGTTCATAAGAAAGCTTTGGGATTGCAAGTATAGACATTAATTCCATCTACTCTATTTAGATCAAGGTCAGTAGTAATAACACTTCTGATTCCTAAATAGAACATAGTAGCGGCATGAATAGCATCTCTGGTAAGAAGTGAAAACCTTGCCATATACTCTAATGCTCTCAAGGTAACAATAGATGGGATTTCTACTATGATGAGATTAGGTATTAAGGAAAGATCAGTGGTTATTTGCCTGAGATAAGGAATATGCTTTGTAATGATAGTTGAATCTTCTCTGAGTTTGTCGAGCCATTTGTCCTGATACTCTTTAATTAGTTTGATTCTTAATAGACCGTACCAGGATTCTTCCAGAATTAAAGTAGAAATGACTGAAGTAATCTTTCTTTTTGCTATTTTCCGAAGAAGATTACTGCATTCTGAGAAATATTTAGCCTCAGTAACGCAAGAGTTAAT is a window encoding:
- a CDS encoding PIN domain-containing protein, with translation MSARILKFDASLPNVIFWDANFVINSCVTEAKYFSECSNLLRKIAKRKITSVISTLILEESWYGLLRIKLIKEYQDKWLDKLREDSTIITKHIPYLRQITTDLSLIPNLIIVEIPSIVTLRALEYMARFSLLTRDAIHAATMFYLGIRSVITTDLDLNRVDGINVYTCNPKAFL